TCTTCACGGTGGTGGGCAGTCAGGATCCACAGGTCCGGCCAGGCGGCGAGCAGGGGCCAGCGCTGGACCTGCTGGACGCGCTGCTGGCCTCGGGCGAGGCGGTGTCGGAGGTGCTGCTGGCCTGGACGCCCGGGGCGCAGAATGCCGCGTGGCCAGGAGGCTACGATGCCCAGCGCACCGCGCTGGAACAGGCCGTGCGGGACCGGGTTCCGGGGGTCCGGGTCTCGGCGGTGCCGGTGCAGGTCACGCCGAACGTCGCCTCGGAGGTATTGCCGGTGTTCGCGCGCGCACTGGGGCGCTTCCGGCACGCCGGGCAGGCCCGGGTCAACGTGTCGAGCGGCACCCCGCAGATGCTCGAGGCCATGAAGGTGCTGCGCGGCTCGGGCTGGTTCGGCGCCGGCGACGTGCGGCTGTACCAGGTGGACCGGCCCACCTACCGCGCGCCGGATAGGCCTCACTGGCGCGAGGCGACCCTGCCGTTTCTCGAGGAGGTGCTGCGCCTGGAAGGCGCGTTCGGCGCACTGCGCCGGTTTGATTTCGCGGGCGCGCGCACAGCCTTTGCGGCGCTGGCAGCCGGCCCGCTGGAACTGCCGGGGCGTCAGGCGGTAGCAGGGGTCCTGGAAGCCGTGGCGGACGCGCTGTGGTGGATGGACGCGCGGGACGCGGCGGCGGCCGGCGAGGCCTTGAGCGCCCTGGGGATGCAGGTCCCGCCGCTGCATGCCCTGAAATCGTTCATCCAGCAGGCGGGGCACGCCCCTGCGGAGGTGTTGATCTGGCTGACCTGGGGGCGCTACAACCGGGCAGCCGCGCAGGAACGCACGGCCGACGCCCTGGTGTGGGCGGTGGCGCTGCACGAGCTGCTGGTGGTGAAACTGGCCGAGCAGGCGGGCCTGCCGGACACGGAACGTCCGCTGACGGCGGGTGACCTCGGCGCGGGGCTGTTCGATCGGCTGAAGGCGGACCTTGCCCCTGAACTGCTCAACGCGCAGGGGCGCCTCCGGTTCCTGTCGCTCCGGGACAAGCTGGCCGTGCTGCGCGCCCCCACACTGGGGCTCGAGAACGTGGACGTGTTCGACGCCGGTGACCGCCGGACCGCGCCGAACCCGCCGCTGGCGCAGGTGCGCGAGTGGCGCAACCTGACCCTGCATCAGGGCCGCGTGCCCGGGGAGGTGGACCGGGCGGCCGTGGACGGCGTGGTGCGGCAGCTGCTGGGGGCCTACCCGTGGAAGCAACCGTGGGCGCGGGCCTGGGCGGCCCATCCGGACGCGTGTCCGGTCTCGGCGGCGGGCCTGGCCCAGCTGGCGGATGACCTGCACGGGTGGGTGGCCTGATGCCGGCCCTGCTGGAAGTCACGCTCAGTGTGCACACGCCCCGGCCGGCGGGGCTGCTGGGCGTGCCCCTTCACGGCCTGCTGTTCAGCGCCCTGGAACGGGTCAGCGTGGCCCTCTCGGCGCAGATCCACGCGGCGGAAGTCAAGGGATTCCGGATCGGTCAGACCCAGTGGACCGACGGCGAGGGCGGGGCGGAACTCACGTTCCAGGTGGGCGTCCTGGACGATCGGTTGCTGGAACCCTTGCTGAGCGCGCTGACCCCTGGACGGAACCATGGCAGCGCGGAGATGACCCTCATGGCGACCACGCAAACGGTCCGCGTCACGGCGCAGGAGTCCTACAGTGACCTGTACGCGCGGCACGCCGCCGACGTGCGAGGCCGGGACCTGCATCTGAGCTTCCTGACCCCGACGACGTTCCGCACCACGGACCTCGATATGCCCTTCCCTGTCCCGAAGACGGTGTACTACGGGCTGCAGCGGCGCTGGGAGGCGTTCAGCGACCTGCACTTCGGACCGGAACTCAACGACTGGGTGGGCCGCGCCGTGCGGATCCGGGGTTACCGCCTCCGGCCCCGCAGCGTGCATTTCAAGGGAGCGCGTGGCGCGGCGATGACCGCGAGCCTGGGCGAGGTGCACTACCAGCTCGCCCGGCCCGGCGACGCCGAACCGACCTTCGTGCGGCTCCTCACCGAGTTCGCGAACTACGCCGGGGTCGGGTACAAGACCACCTTCGGCCTGGGCCATGTCGAGGCGTGGGGCTGGGAGGAGCGCAGCGCGCCGCACGACGCGAGTCCAGCCGATCTGGTGGATTCCTGATTCAGGGCTGGGGGATGGGCCGTGGCATCGTGCGGTCTGGCGTACTGGGAGCAGGCAAGCAGGCCGCACGGCGGGCAAGACGGTTTGACCTCCGGGGCGTGGACCGCGCCAGTGGCCCTCGCATGCGGCAACCATCAGGGCGGCTCCCGATACGGCGCGTCGATGCGGGTGTCACTGCCCCTGCCTCAGCCACCCGCAGGGGTCAGATTCCGCCGAAGGGGGTGGTGCAAGGATCAGGGCATGGCGAATTCTCCAGCCTCCATCAGCACGCCCGAAGCCCTGCCGGTCCTGCGCGCCGCCCTCAAAACCCTGCCCTGCGTCAGGCGGGTGGTGGTCAACCGTGACGACAAGGTGTGTTACGTCAACGTGGACGTCGACGGCCGCCGCGTGCTTGCCGCCGCGGTGTACCCTGCGGCGCGCGTTGTCATGCCGCTGTCGCGTACGGCCGCCAGCGGTGATCTGGGCGAGATCCTGAACGACGCCGTGTGCGGCGCGGCCAACGCCCATGGGCTGACCATCCTCCACGGTGTGGGCGTGGACGCACTGGGCGGGAACATGCCCAACGAGGGCAACTTCATCCGGGAGCGTGAACTGACCGCCGCCACCATGCCACTGGAGCAGGCGCACGCGCAGCGGCTGCTCGCCGAACTGGCCGGCACGCGGCTGCCGACCGGCGTGGCGCTGCTCACCGGCGCGCCGCTGGAACGGGGCGACGTGGATTTCCCGCTGACGTCGGCCGAGTTACACGAGCGTGAGCGCCTGCAGGCGATCGTCGGGCGTGCCGGTTCGCTGAAGTTCCGTATCTGGAACACACAGAGCCAGATCAAGAGTCAGAACGAGCGCATCGCTCTGGCCGAGGAACGGATCGTGGAATCGACCGTCAACATCGCGGTGATGAACGCTGAAATCGCTCAGTGGAATGCCGAACTGGCGGCTCTGGATACCCCGGAGGCCGTGCGCGAGCGACTCGAGGCCGCCGCCCAACTGCGCGGCGAAGCTGATCCGGAGTCGTAGGGCAGCCTTCGTGTGTTGTGGACGCAGGACGTCGCTGAGGGACGACGAGCCCTGGCGGGGCGTCTGGCAGCCTGGCGGCACATTGAGAACTTGATCGAACTCAAGAGTCGTATTGATGCAGTGAACCCCATTGATGCAGTGAACCCCAGATTTGCCGCGGCAGCCAGATTGCCACCGCCGCGCTGCCTGGTGATCAGGTGAGGTGCGGGCCACTGCGCTGGCCAGACGACCGGGGGCTGCCACTCAGTGAGCGTTACATGGCGATGGTCAGGGACGGCAGCGAGATCCAGGTCAACCCGCCGGCCTTCAGCGAGTGGCTGCTCGCTCCAGCCGAGGATCGACGTGTCCCCACTGCGCCAGACCCGGCAGCCTGGGAGGATTTCGAGCGGCAGATGAACGCCCTGCTCGCCTGAGGGGCCCGTGACGAGTTGCATCCATCGGGGTACAACGTCGGCGGGGTGGGCTGGAGCGGCAGGGATGGGGGCCAGAACGGATCCTGATCCGGCCAGCTCTTCGGCCAGGCGTGGCGCGGGTTTTCAAGAATTGGCGTTTCTGTCCTCGCGCCCCGTATTCACGGGCAAGAAAAAGGCCATAGACACGGGGAGGGGGAACAGGAAGATCAGGGGCACCCCAGATGGGGCCGCTGACCCTGGCCGGGGTATATAACACCCGCGCCCCAAAAAGACGCCCAGGCGAGGAGCCCGGGCGTCTCAGCCAGTATTGGCAGATGGGTCGCCACGAAGAGTGAAAAGCAGGGGTCAGGAGACGTTACACAGACGTCCTGGTACAAGCTGGCCGGCTAAGGTTTGACCAGTGGGGGGCTGGAGCGCTTGATGTTGCGCAGCCCGGGCCACCGCAACGTGGCCTCCTCGGAGCCGAAGCAGCCCCGCGGGACGTCGGCCAGCATCATGCGGTAGACCCTGCCCACCAGGTCCAGTTCGTGGTCTTCGGCGTTCCGGGCCAGCTTGTAGAAGTTGCACTGCAGCATGTGCCGGACGAACCAGGTGCATTCATAGATGTCGCCGGATTCGATAAACCGGGTCATGTCGAGCACGATCCCCTCGGGCACGCCAGCGATGGCTTTGGGGTTCCAGATCATACGGTCACGCGGCATGCGATTCACCAACGGCGTTCAGCGGGGCATGCCGTACGCTGCGGCGGCGCTGAACGCCGTTGCGAGCAGAGGGGCCGAATGGTGGACGACTCATGTTCTACCTCCGCCGGGGTGAGCGTTCCCAGCAACCAAAAGATAGCACGCCGAAACGCTGTTTTTCTTCGTCTGGAACGACGAAAACCGCCGCCTACCGCCTAGTACAGTCCTACACGAATCCTCGCAGCTCAGAAGGCAACCCCGTTGGCGACGGCCTGATCAAACCAGGCCCCTGCGGATCCACTGACAAGGCATTTATTCTCTGAAGGATCGCTCAAGGCGGGCAAGGGTGTCCTGGCCTCGCCTCAGGCATTGACCATGGCCGGGACGAGAAAATCCGTGTACTAGACGCGTATTTCTCTCCCTGTCCTCATGTCCCTGTTGGTTTGCAAGGCGGTGAGACGACGGCACATGCCCCAAACAATTTGTGGGCTTCCGGTGAGTGGGTCCGCTCTACACTGTGGTGCATGAGACCTGTTCCAGGTCATTGCCGCGGGAATTGGCAGGATGCCAAGGCCAGCGTCGGCCCGACAAGGCTAAGGCACCAGCGTCTCGTCGGCGCACCAAGCGCCGCATGATCACCGAGGCCGACACCTGCCGCCAGTACGTGCTGCCCAAGCTGCAGGCCGCCGGCTGGGCCGATGACCTGATCCGCGAACAAAAGACCTTCACCGGGCATGGCAACCTCGGGTACCTGATCAAGGTCTTCCATCTGGACTTTGACCATATTCAAGAATGACCGCCATGTGGATCTATCGGCCCGGCTGGACGACTGGCGAGACCGTCGCAACCGCATCGCCCACGGCACGGTCTACACCGAACCTGCCAGGAAAAACTATGCCGACGAGTTCGACGCCTTCATGAAGCGCGCCGAGGACTGCGCCCGTGACGGCAAGCCCCTGCTGAACTGCCTGAACAACTGGGACCGCGCGGTGCGGGCCCGGCACCGCAGGCAGTCACGCACCGCCTCAGCCCTTTGACGACCGGACAGTGCGTGCAGATCAGCTTGCGGACCAGTCTTCAGCCGCCGCCAGGGCGAGAGGCAGGGCACCGTCACTCAGTCGCCAGACCAGTTCGCCGCCGGGGTCGCGCCGCGGCTGGCCCTGGTCATCAGGTTCGATCACCAGATCCTCCAGGTCATAAACGCAGTCGTCCACGATGCGGACCGGCCGTGCCCGCCGGTAGTCCCGCGCGCCCTCGGGGCTGCGGCCATCGGCCCGCGCATCCTTGGCCACAATCATCTGCAGATTCAGGCCGCCCCTCTCCCACAAGATCACCGGACGCAGGGACTGCAAGGTGTACCGCCTGCCGTCCACGGCGAACCCGGCCAGGGCGTCCAGCCGGTCATCAAAAGGGCTGTGGGCGCGGCAGAAATCCAGCCAGGCCCGCTGACCTTCAGGTGCACGCACCCAGTCCGTCCACTCGCTTCGGAGCTGAGCCGCGCGGCGCTCACCTGCGGCGTAATCGCCCCCGGCCGTGCGCGCCCACCGCGCCGCATCCAGCCGGGCCGCCGGTGACACCGACAGCATCGCCTGGGCCTTGAGGGGGGTGCCGGCGCCGGCAGCGGGTCGCAGGTAGGCCCGTTTCGCCTTGCCCGTCGCGGGATCCAGCGCCGGGGTGCCGTCCGCGTTCCGGACGATGTAGCCGGTCCGTTCCAGGCCGTGAATCCACTCGCTGAGGAGCTGCATGGTCCAGCCCTGGCGGGGGTCGCGGGGAAAGACCAGCACCCAGGGCTCGCGGCTGTAATCCCAGGAGTGCAGGACCACCGGGATCTGGTGGGGTTTGGCGTCAGCGTGGACCTGGGTGCGCCACTGCGCCATGACGGCGGCGCGGGAGACCTGGCACTCGCGGTAGAACTTGCTCTCCAGGTGCGCCACGGGCGCCAGCAGCGTCGACTCGATGTCGGTGGGCACCTGCGGCAGCGTGCCGGACGCCCGCATCAGTTCCAGCGCCGCGTCGTGGGTGATGCCGTAGGCGGCCATCAGCCGCCGTGCCTCGGCCTCGCGCACCCGCCCGAGGCCTGCCGCCTGGGGCCGTGGCCGCGCCGGGTAGCCCAGGTCGGTGAGCGCCTGCGCGTGGCTGGCGTCGCCCGCCTGGCCCTTGGCAAACGACTTGGCTCGGCCAACGCCTGTCTTTTTCTTTTCTGTCCTGGTCATTAGTACTTTCAGCATCGCTGCAGCCGCGCCGCGCCGCTTGGGTTCTGAGAGCTGCCCGACGAACATCACGACAGGACGCCACAGAATGCTCGACATGGCCCCGGCACCCTGACGACTGGGGATTTTTCTGACGTGCAACTGGATCGACGAAGCATGAGCTTCAAGGCCGTCCAGCACGAGCCTGAAGTCCAGAGCTGCCTGGAACAGGAAGCCGACAAACTTGGCGGGGCTGTTCCAGACGGGGGCGGCAACTTTCACGTTTCTGGATCCAGGATGGCCCCCGGGGGCCAGGAAGACCACCCGCGACGCCACAGCCCAGACGCTCCTGATGCTGGCCCCCCTGCCACCGACACCCCGACCAACCCCAGCGATCTCCGAGTGCCTTTTACCCGGCCCCCGCAACCGCTCAGGTCCAGATCCCCCCGCACCGCCGGCAGCAGCCTCCAGCGAACAGCACACTCCACACGGCCCATGCTCCGGCGCCTTACGCAAGAGGGTGCGGCCAGCGCCAACCTGACCTGACCCGCCGGGGCCAGGCACTCACCTGGGGCCGCCTGGCTCTCCCACCGTGGTGTGGTTGACACACCTGATCACGCCCCACCCCAGCCACACCAGAGTCCCGGAAAACTCCGGGCTTCCCGGCCAGCCGCCCACCAGCCGACTTCTCGACAGGCAGCCCCCACCAGCCGACAGGCAGCGTCCGCTGCGGGCCGCCCCCTCTGTGCGGCGTCCAGCCCAGGGCTGTCCTGGACACCGCCGAAGGCCCAGGCCCAGCCTCAAGAGAAGAGCGACAAACCTGGAGAAACTTTTCAAAAAGGGGGCCTGCTAGCTTCGAGGTATGGCCCCCAACCAGCCCTCCCAGGACCTGAACCGCTGCCTCCACTGCGGCCAGGAAACCCCCTCACCCCGCGCCGATGCCGGGACCGCCCCCTTCTGCGGGCCCGACGCCTACCCCCCGGAGGCCGAACTCCACCGCGCCCTGGCCCAGGCGCAGCAGGTGCTCTCGGCGGGCGTGGTCCACGCCATCCGCACTGGCAACTCGCCTCTGACCCAGCGCTGCGAGCAGCTGGTCATCGACTCGGCCACCTGCTGGGACATCGTCGTCAACACCCTGCCCGACGACGGCCAGGTGGCCTGCTACCTGATGGACGCCGCCGAACTGGGCAGCGAGCTGGCCGCCACGTACCGGTGCCACGGTGCGGAACGCGAGGCCGTCGTCATGGCCGACCGGGCCCGGGGCCTGGCCAGGCTGTCGCTGCAACTCGATCCGGACTTCTGGCTCGCCGACCCCCACGCCTTCGACTGAGCCGCGCGC
This genomic window from Deinococcus aerolatus contains:
- the cas6 gene encoding CRISPR system precrRNA processing endoribonuclease RAMP protein Cas6 — its product is MPALLEVTLSVHTPRPAGLLGVPLHGLLFSALERVSVALSAQIHAAEVKGFRIGQTQWTDGEGGAELTFQVGVLDDRLLEPLLSALTPGRNHGSAEMTLMATTQTVRVTAQESYSDLYARHAADVRGRDLHLSFLTPTTFRTTDLDMPFPVPKTVYYGLQRRWEAFSDLHFGPELNDWVGRAVRIRGYRLRPRSVHFKGARGAAMTASLGEVHYQLARPGDAEPTFVRLLTEFANYAGVGYKTTFGLGHVEAWGWEERSAPHDASPADLVDS